A genome region from Chitinophagales bacterium includes the following:
- a CDS encoding T9SS type A sorting domain-containing protein produces MLKKILFLFISVAFAAATYAQSGCPGCTIDNTCSKTRDVTICPPALPDACFNSPYSENLTFYVPKDLDYQGTAVTLSSIQLLSITNVPAGLSWELDKPSGLYTVTAPEIRGCIKICGTPTVFGTFFITVTVNANVSSPISTTRTQSFTLPLVVKNCGGGNPFFSYNTNVGCDTLGVDFEGLYVAQAPKQTEFEWDFGNGATDSVKKPAKVVYAQPGVYPVTLNTKFYNLTLDSVTATVAGDWFCGDIEEPNYPVVGCTGSPDPQFFFTSGSTTIKGNSKSDTRNAKWSTSDLLVSGKKYTLTSTSSVIRFEDYDPTSANDDGGTATVTITAPGTYTFSTQSPYGGGVTGNIYVGKELDTVYSYTDTVIVNPLPPATAITYIPDTVLCGNIDVVLSVYDGYRYTWIKNDTSVIPLEVDSFYTILGDPYIVIDTISTIRVEISDTVTGCIRKTENIRVRQMPPIPGFIEFSGIYQLNNTTLVAEAGYTYQWLLDGFPIANATSVTFDPPVDGNYSCVFTNSSGCLDTSNVVAFVVSGVDEIKDFSNLVQVMPNPSNGLVTLYVASSEANVMEVSIYNNIGQMLVKEQVERSGNSFKKLFDLKEFAAGNYVFHINMNGQSATKRFMIAK; encoded by the coding sequence ATGTTAAAGAAAATTTTATTCCTATTCATTTCTGTTGCTTTCGCAGCAGCTACGTATGCTCAATCGGGTTGCCCTGGATGCACAATAGATAACACTTGTTCTAAAACAAGAGATGTAACTATTTGCCCACCTGCCTTGCCCGATGCTTGCTTTAATAGCCCATACAGTGAAAACTTAACTTTTTATGTTCCAAAAGATTTAGATTATCAAGGAACTGCAGTTACACTTTCAAGCATTCAATTATTAAGTATTACCAATGTGCCTGCAGGTTTAAGTTGGGAATTAGATAAGCCAAGTGGTTTGTACACAGTTACGGCTCCGGAAATAAGGGGATGTATAAAAATTTGCGGTACTCCAACGGTGTTTGGAACTTTCTTTATTACCGTTACTGTAAATGCAAATGTATCTTCACCAATTTCTACCACTAGAACTCAATCTTTCACGCTTCCATTGGTAGTGAAAAATTGTGGCGGAGGCAATCCGTTTTTCTCGTATAACACTAATGTGGGCTGCGATACATTGGGTGTAGATTTTGAGGGTTTATATGTGGCTCAAGCTCCTAAGCAAACAGAATTCGAGTGGGATTTTGGCAATGGCGCTACCGATTCGGTGAAGAAGCCTGCAAAAGTAGTTTATGCGCAACCTGGCGTATATCCTGTTACATTAAACACCAAATTCTATAATTTGACTTTAGATAGCGTAACAGCTACCGTGGCTGGTGATTGGTTTTGTGGAGATATTGAAGAGCCAAATTATCCGGTAGTAGGCTGCACCGGTTCTCCGGATCCACAGTTCTTTTTTACCAGTGGCAGCACTACCATTAAAGGTAATTCAAAAAGCGATACAAGAAATGCAAAATGGTCAACGAGCGATTTATTGGTAAGTGGCAAGAAATATACATTGACCAGCACTTCCAGCGTAATTCGTTTTGAAGACTACGATCCTACCAGTGCTAATGATGATGGAGGCACTGCAACTGTAACTATCACAGCACCGGGTACTTATACTTTCTCAACCCAATCTCCTTATGGCGGAGGAGTTACCGGAAATATTTATGTTGGTAAAGAGCTAGATACCGTTTACTCTTATACCGATACAGTTATTGTAAACCCATTGCCACCGGCAACAGCAATTACCTATATTCCTGATACAGTTTTATGTGGAAATATAGATGTTGTACTTTCTGTTTACGATGGCTATCGTTATACTTGGATTAAAAACGATACTTCGGTAATTCCATTAGAAGTAGATTCTTTCTACACAATTTTAGGCGATCCATATATTGTAATAGATACGATTTCTACTATTAGAGTTGAGATTTCTGATACCGTTACAGGATGTATTAGAAAGACCGAAAATATACGTGTGCGCCAAATGCCTCCAATCCCGGGCTTTATTGAGTTCTCGGGAATTTATCAGTTAAATAATACAACTTTAGTAGCAGAAGCCGGGTATACTTACCAATGGTTGTTAGATGGGTTTCCAATTGCTAACGCCACTTCTGTAACTTTCGATCCTCCGGTAGATGGAAACTATTCTTGTGTGTTCACTAATTCAAGTGGCTGCTTAGATACCAGTAATGTGGTAGCCTTTGTGGTATCGGGAGTTGATGAAATAAAAGATTTCAGCAACTTGGTACAAGTAATGCCAAATCCAAGCAATGGTTTGGTTACACTGTATGTAGCATCGAGCGAAGCCAATGTAATGGAGGTTAGCATTTACAATAACATAGGACAAATGTTAGTGAAAGAGCAAGTAGAACGCAGCGGCAATAGCTTTAAAAAATTATTTGATTTGAAAGAATTTGCAGCAGGAAATTATGTATTTCACATAAACATGAATGGACAAAGCGCAACCAAACGCTTTATGATTGCCAAGTAG
- a CDS encoding o-succinylbenzoate synthase, whose amino-acid sequence MKASFEKYTLKFKQPILTSRGAMAVKNGYFITLEDDGKTGVGECSFIEGLSCDNLLDYEAKLKEVCTKPEFFIQHINQLQQSFPSICFGLETALLSLSVSNEMLFRNEFSLGKKGIPINGLVWMGSASFLQQQIEEKINAGFNCIKMKVGALDFATECNLIEGIRKQYAPTQIEIRLDANGAFKATDVFEKLKTLSAFDIHSIEQPIQPKQWQLMREVVAAQLIPIALDEELIGVYTLELRRALLSQIKPDYIILKPSLLGGLAVCNEWITLAEAQHIQWWATSALESNVGLNAIAMWVAEKHNLLPQGLGTGSLYLNNTASKLYIKNGALWNRP is encoded by the coding sequence GTGAAAGCAAGTTTTGAAAAATATACATTGAAGTTTAAGCAGCCTATACTCACTTCGCGCGGAGCCATGGCGGTAAAAAATGGTTATTTCATAACATTGGAAGATGATGGGAAAACAGGTGTTGGTGAATGCAGTTTTATTGAAGGATTAAGTTGCGACAATCTTTTAGACTACGAGGCGAAACTAAAAGAAGTATGTACTAAGCCGGAGTTCTTTATACAGCATATAAACCAGTTACAGCAATCGTTTCCTTCTATCTGTTTTGGATTAGAAACAGCACTGCTTTCCTTAAGTGTATCAAACGAAATGCTCTTTAGAAATGAATTTTCATTAGGTAAAAAAGGCATTCCAATAAATGGTTTGGTTTGGATGGGGAGCGCATCTTTTCTACAACAGCAGATAGAGGAAAAAATAAATGCAGGTTTTAACTGTATTAAAATGAAAGTAGGCGCATTGGACTTTGCTACCGAATGCAACTTAATTGAAGGGATAAGAAAACAATACGCTCCAACACAAATAGAAATACGCTTAGATGCCAACGGTGCCTTTAAAGCAACAGATGTATTTGAAAAGTTGAAAACGCTTTCTGCTTTCGATATTCATTCGATTGAGCAACCAATACAACCCAAGCAGTGGCAGCTAATGCGCGAAGTTGTAGCAGCACAACTTATACCTATTGCCCTAGATGAGGAATTGATAGGCGTGTACACGCTTGAACTGCGTAGAGCATTGCTTTCTCAAATTAAACCCGATTACATAATACTTAAACCAAGTTTATTGGGTGGTTTAGCTGTATGTAATGAGTGGATTACCCTTGCAGAAGCACAGCATATCCAATGGTGGGCAACTTCGGCATTAGAGAGCAATGTTGGTTTAAATGCAATTGCTATGTGGGTTGCGGAGAAGCATAATTTATTGCCACAAGGCTTAGGTACCGGTAGTTTATACTTAAATAACACAGCCAGTAAATTGTATATTAAAAATGGCGCATTGTGGAATCGGCCATAA
- a CDS encoding CDP-archaeol synthase — translation MIKGFVTRSLSAFVFVAVMAGGILWNAWSFGAVMLLVLIGTLSEFYNITKDKRSEFSPYATTKSRNFVIGISLMLLFITFFTNGGFKDFTSGEGLIAKLLNSLLSRKFTFADIAVFFPAITMLILIHELFSKAEKPFTNIAWNILAIVYITLPILLSFQIFFESGKWILFAIIGLVWINDAMAYSCGILFGKTKMFERLSPKKTIEGLIGGILLTAVAAWFFIKLPIPELQVFSQTQWVILAVVMSAAAVLGDLVESLLKRSLQIKDSGSILPGHGGFLDRFDAFLVAIPFAVLVIWIMQQIGYILTLIEYLG, via the coding sequence ATGATAAAAGGTTTTGTAACCCGCTCGCTGAGTGCTTTTGTATTTGTTGCTGTAATGGCAGGCGGCATTTTATGGAATGCATGGAGCTTTGGTGCGGTAATGCTGTTGGTATTGATTGGCACACTGAGCGAATTTTACAACATCACAAAAGATAAACGCTCCGAGTTTTCACCTTATGCCACTACAAAAAGTAGAAACTTTGTAATTGGCATTAGCCTTATGTTGTTATTTATTACGTTTTTTACCAATGGCGGTTTTAAAGATTTCACCTCCGGTGAAGGCTTAATTGCCAAGCTACTCAACTCACTGCTAAGCCGTAAGTTTACCTTTGCAGATATTGCTGTTTTTTTTCCTGCAATTACCATGCTTATTCTTATTCACGAATTGTTTTCTAAGGCAGAAAAACCATTTACCAATATAGCATGGAACATACTTGCCATAGTGTATATTACACTACCAATACTGCTTAGCTTTCAGATATTTTTTGAGAGTGGAAAGTGGATTCTGTTTGCCATAATTGGTTTGGTTTGGATAAATGATGCCATGGCTTACAGTTGCGGCATACTCTTTGGCAAAACAAAAATGTTTGAACGCCTAAGTCCTAAAAAAACCATCGAAGGTTTAATAGGCGGCATACTTTTAACAGCCGTTGCTGCTTGGTTTTTCATTAAGCTGCCTATTCCTGAGTTGCAAGTATTTTCGCAAACGCAATGGGTAATTTTAGCAGTAGTAATGTCTGCCGCTGCAGTATTGGGCGATTTAGTTGAGTCGCTTTTAAAACGTAGTTTGCAAATCAAAGATTCGGGCAGCATACTTCCCGGCCATGGTGGTTTTTTAGATCGCTTCGATGCATTTTTAGTAGCTATTCCTTTTGCCGTTTTGGTAATATGGATTATGCAGCAAATTGGCTATATACTAACGCTAATCGAGTATTTGGGATAG
- a CDS encoding CPBP family intramembrane metalloprotease, whose product MFQQPPLRYLPPFLKFLSLFSLMLLSTQIMFFAAAYVIHQYFGVQNSEAFSGDLALQASNPMAALVMQAIGTGLGAFLLPSLMFSVLAYGDIGKPLKLNRYPSPTQLALTIGVIIASGIFIALLVDINKLIPLPESLASLKDFQQKYDNLLHAFFTGVTPVRLLLLTLVLAIMPAIGEELFFRGAVMKIFAETRLGIHGAVFFSALAFALMHFEFYNTFAILFMGIMLGYIYVFTQSIWASIAAHFVNNFTQVFLKYLFATGVISTDVTTMEHLPLYQTIGAGAITALLLWLLWKNKTTITEESLDLEPSNNSNQ is encoded by the coding sequence ATGTTTCAGCAACCACCACTGCGGTATTTGCCGCCTTTCTTAAAATTTCTTTCTCTCTTTTCTTTAATGCTGCTTAGCACGCAGATAATGTTTTTTGCTGCCGCTTATGTGATACACCAATATTTTGGAGTGCAAAACTCCGAAGCCTTTTCTGGCGATCTTGCATTGCAGGCAAGCAACCCAATGGCAGCATTAGTAATGCAAGCTATTGGCACCGGCTTAGGCGCATTTTTACTTCCATCGCTTATGTTTAGTGTGTTGGCGTATGGCGATATTGGCAAGCCGCTAAAACTCAATCGCTATCCATCGCCTACTCAATTAGCACTTACCATTGGGGTTATTATTGCAAGTGGCATTTTTATTGCCTTATTGGTAGATATAAACAAACTTATTCCGCTGCCCGAATCGCTTGCATCGCTAAAAGACTTCCAACAAAAATACGACAACTTGCTCCATGCTTTTTTTACTGGTGTAACTCCGGTGCGCTTACTGCTTTTAACCCTTGTGCTTGCCATAATGCCCGCCATTGGCGAAGAACTTTTTTTTAGAGGTGCAGTTATGAAAATATTTGCTGAAACACGCTTAGGTATTCATGGCGCAGTCTTTTTTTCTGCTTTGGCATTTGCACTAATGCACTTTGAATTTTACAACACCTTTGCCATTTTGTTTATGGGCATCATGCTTGGCTATATCTATGTTTTCACTCAAAGTATTTGGGCAAGTATTGCAGCGCATTTCGTCAATAATTTCACACAAGTATTTTTGAAATATTTATTTGCCACTGGTGTTATTTCTACCGATGTTACCACCATGGAGCATTTGCCTTTGTACCAAACTATTGGAGCGGGTGCCATTACCGCTTTGCTGCTTTGGTTGCTTTGGAAAAATAAAACAACAATTACTGAAGAATCTTTAGATTTAGAACCATCAAACAATTCCAACCAATGA